Part of the Burkholderia humptydooensis genome, CCGCAGGCCGTCGATTGCGCGCGGCGGCGTGACCGTGCAGCCGAGCGTCGCGCACGCCTCTTTGAAGAGCGGCTCGGTCGACGGCCAGTAGATCGTGATCGTTTCGCGTTGCCACCACGCGAGTTGTGCGGCGAGCAGCGCCGCGAGCGCCAGGGCGACGATCGCGCCGAGCGCGCGCGCGAAGCCGCCGCGCGCGGCGTTCGTCCGCGTTTCGCGGGTCATCGCGAAATGCTCGCGGTTGTCGGTCTCGGGCGCCGCGGCGAACGGCTCGGCATCCGCTCGGGACGGCGCGGCTGAGCCGAAGTGCGGCTCGCGATCGTGAGGGATTCCGGCGAGCGCGGCGGCCGCGGGCGATGCGAGTACGGGTTCGATCGCGTCGCCGGGCAGCGGGGCGAATGTGCGCGCGGGATCGGGCTCGTGTTGCGCGGTCGCGCCTCGATCGAGGTCGCGATCGAGCGTCGGGCGCGGCGGAAGAGGAAATTCGCGAGCGCGGGCGGTGGGCAGATCGGCTTCGGGCGTTGCGGCGGCCTGCGCTTCGGGCGTTTCGTCCGCGCCCGCATGCGCTGCGACCGCGACGCCGGCTGCGGCGCTCGCGCTCGTCATCTGCAGCTTCGGATCGACCGCGCCGTCGAGCCAGGGGCCCCACATGTCCCAGGCGCCTGGTGTGAAATCGCGATGGCCTGCTTCGAGCGGGCGGCGATCGGGAGACGTCGCGTCGAACAGGCGCTGCAGCGCCGGCTGCTGCTCCGGCGTGCGCGGCGCCGCTTGCGCAGCAGCCGCTTCCGGCTCGGCGGGCACGAGCGCGCGCGCCGCGTCGAACACTTGCTGGCAATGGCCGCAGCGCACGAGACCGTCGTG contains:
- a CDS encoding DUF3426 domain-containing protein; the encoded protein is MLLATRCPHCETVFRLQREQLALHDGLVRCGHCQQVFDAARALVPAEPEAAAAQAAPRTPEQQPALQRLFDATSPDRRPLEAGHRDFTPGAWDMWGPWLDGAVDPKLQMTSASAAAGVAVAAHAGADETPEAQAAATPEADLPTARAREFPLPPRPTLDRDLDRGATAQHEPDPARTFAPLPGDAIEPVLASPAAAALAGIPHDREPHFGSAAPSRADAEPFAAAPETDNREHFAMTRETRTNAARGGFARALGAIVALALAALLAAQLAWWQRETITIYWPSTEPLFKEACATLGCTVTPPRAIDGLRLDASDLRQLDGPRLLELKVPLTNRYRVALAYPSIELTLLDEANNITARRVLAPRDYARPGTRVEAGMPAGATQTMIVRIDTDDIAASNFRVQIFYP